The region TTCGGTCGATGCCTCGAAAAAAGGCCTGATGGAATGGATTCGCAATGAGCCTTCCCAGGAAGCACCTGAACAGCAGCCGAATCCTGACGACGTCGACGAGCAAGGAGTTACCGGTCGCCGCGACGAAGAGTCGAATCAGCCGAAGTCGCTGCTGGAAAAGCTTGATGCTTGGATCAATCCGACCAACACGCAGTTCGCTCCGGGGGCCTGGGTCGTTTACTTTTCGCTTGCCGCGCTGCCGATCTTTGGCCTCGGTCAGGCATTCGCCCCAAGCCATGCCAAAGACCACCGTTGGTACTTGTTCACGCTCTTGGTTGCCTACGTCTTCGCCGCGCTGTCGCTGTTGGTGACGACCAGCTTTTTGGGACTACGTCGTTACCTGCAAACACGTGGGGTCGTTATGCCACTTAGCATGACCGGCACCTGGCTAGGCGTCGGCTTCAGTGTGGTAGCGTTGGTGTTGCTAGTCGTGTCGATCTTGCCGCGACCGAATGCGGAGTACGAACTCGCTCAGTTGCCGTTCTATCAAGACGAACAACAACGCCAAGCCAATCAGGTCGCCGTCAATAAAGAGGGCACCAAAGACAATCGCGACGATCGTTCGAAGTCGACAGATAACCAAGATCAGACCGACGAAGACTCGCCGAAATCCAACGAGACTCGCAAGGATGGTAAGCAGCCAAGTGATCAGGACGATCCTAATTCGGACAAGAAAAAATCAGGCGAATCGAACGAGTCGGACAAGCAGCAAAGTAACTCGTCGAAGTCGGACAATGACAATAAACAAGAGACCCAGAAACAGTCCGACTCTCAGGAGAAATCAGAAGAACAATCCGACTCGCAGCAGGGAGATACAGGAAAAGAGCAAGAGCAGGCCGATTCATCCAAGCAGCAAGAGAAAAGCGACGATACAAACAAAACGGAATCGAGTGAATCGGACGAACAGTCCTCACAGGAGGAATCTTCGGAAGAGACTTCGTCCGAGCAGCAGTCATCACAGCAGCCGCCACCTCCCCCTAGTTCTTCCTTTTCCAATCCATTGGCTTCCCTCGGGCAATGGTTGAAACTGCTCGTTTATATCGCTGTGATTGCGACGATTCTGTTTTTCGTCTGGAAGTTCTGGGACGACATCGTCAAAGCTTGGAACGAATTCTGGGCGAGCCTCTTCGGCGGAAAGAAGGAGACGAAAGAAGCGGAAGTGACTCCAGCTGAACCGCAGCGGAAACCCCGCGTCGCTTTCTCCGCGTTCCGCAATCCGTTTCAAGACCCCAGTTGGAAAGGAAAGCCGCTGGAAGAATGGGTGCGATATAGTTTTGCCGCGCTAGAGGCTTGGGCCGCAGAGCAGGGGAGCGAGCGAGGCAACGAGCAGACGCCTGGCGAATTCGCCTCGATGCTCGAGCGGCAACACAACGAGCTGGCCAACGCAGTGCGTCCGACAGCTGATTTGTATGGCCAAGTTGCCTACGGTTCCGGGAAGGCCCCTAGGGAAACGCTCGAAATTCTGCGAAAACTGTGGGATAGCTTAAGAGGCTAGGCCGTCGGCTTTCCTCTATTTAGAAGTCCTATAATTTGTCTGACCCCAACGCGATCGATCATGTTTCAAGATCTCGACGAGCGGAAGAAGCAGGCCAGGAAGGTCGTGCGTCAACTGAAGAAAGATTACCCGGCCGCCGAGTGCGCGTTGAATTACGACACGCCCTTTCAGCTTTTGATCGCGACCATTTTGTCTGCTCAATGTACCGATGTGCGCGTCAACATCGTGACGAAGGATCTGTTTGCGAAATATCCCGATGCCGACTCGATGTCGCGAGCGTCGGTTAAAACACTTGAAGAACTGATCAAAACGACCGGTTTCTTCCGCAACAAAGCCAAGAACATTCATGCTGCGTCCATCGCTTTGGCAGACCAGTACGATGGCGAGGTACCGCAAGATCTGGACGCTTTGGTGGCTCTGCCAGGCGTGGGTCGCAAGACGGCGAACGTGGTTTTGGGAACGGCGTTTGGCATTCCTTCCGGCATTGTGGTCGATACGCACGTAGGAAGGCTTACCAAGCGAATGGGGCTGACCGATAAGGGAGATGCGGTCAAGATCGAGCGCGAACTGCTGGAAGTCGTTCCCAAGAAGGAGTGGATCGATTTTTCGCATCGGCTGATCCATCATGGCCGTGCGATTTGTGCCGCTCGCAAGCCGAAGTGCGAGAAGTGTCACTTCGAGAAATTTTGCCCTCAGATCGGTGTCGACTAGCTTTCTGCAAATGGTGGCAGCGATTTGCAGCCTCATTCGAGGGGAAAAACGACGTCATTTAGGGCGAATCGGACATCAACGTCGCGAAACAAGTCCGTTTTAATTTCTCGAAATCCCTTTATAATCAGCAGTTCGGCATTACTCAGGTTTTTTCGCCGGCGACGGTACATGATGGCCGCCGCCGACAACCCAAGGCCCATTTATGATTCTTTCCGGTAATGAGATTCGGAAACATCTCGGCAGCAAAATCTTTATCGAGCCTTATGACGAAAACCGGTTGAACCCCAACAGTTACAACCTGACCCTGAATGAAGAATTGATGACGTACGAGGAATTAATCCTCGACATGCGTCAACCGCACCGGATTCGGCGGATTACAATTCCAGAAGAAGGATATGTGCTGAATCCAAATCAGCTGTACTTGGCACGCACCAACGAAATGACCGAAACGCACGGCTTTGTGCCGATGATCGAAGGTCGCAGCTCGATTGGTCGACTCGGTTTGTTTGTGCATGTGACCGCAGGTTTCGGCGATGTCGGTTTCAAGGGTTTCTGGACGCTCGAGATGTTTGCGGTCCAGCCAATTCGTATTTATCCGAACGTGCCGATTTGCCAGATCTTTTATCACGAGATCACCGGCGACATCACCGAATATGTCAGCGATAAGTATCAGAACAACCAAGGGATTCAACCGAGCCTGCTTTTCAAAGAACTGAATCCCGAGGCGAAAGCGCCCGATGAATCGCAGATGGCGTTTCCTTTCGACAATCAATAACACGCATCGTTTTCAGAAAGCGAGAGCACTGCCATGCCTCAAGAACCATCCCATCTTTCGCGTCGAGATCTCTTACGAACTGCCGTCGGAACTTCCGTCGCCGGCGGTCTGGCCGTTACCGCAACTGCTTCAGCAGCCGAACCTGACGCTCAAACGAAGCTTCCACCAGAAGACTTCAAAGCCACCGGCAAGAATGTCAAGCAATCGGTCATGGCATGGTGCTTCAACCCAATGCCAATGGAAACGCTGATTCCGGCATGTGCGAACATGGGGCTGGTCGCCATGGAAGGGCTCGATAAGAAGTGGTATCCGCTGATGAAAGAGCACGGCTTGAAGGTCTCGCTCTGCTCAGGCCACGGGTTCGCTGAAGGTCCTGTGAACCCTGAATATCAGCCGATGTGCCGCGAGACATTGAAGGAAGCGATCGATACCGCGGTGAAGTGGGATTGTAAGAACGTCATCACATTCACCGGCATGGAAGTCAAAGGACAGACTTTCGAGCAGGGCACTAAAAACTGTGTCGACTTCTTCAAAAGCATTGTTCCTTACGCCGAAGAAAACGGCGTGACGCTGGTCATGGAGCACTTGAATACACGCGACGATTCGCACCCTATGAAGGGGCATCCTGGCTACTTTGGCGACGACGTCGATCATTGCATCGACATCATCAAACAAGTCGATTCGCCGAACTTCAAGTTGCTATTCGACTTCTACCACGTGCAAATCATGAATGGCGACGTGACGCGTCGGTTCCACCAACTGCTGCCGTATATCGGCCACTTGCATACCGCTGGCAATCCTGGCCGCTGCGAGATTGATGAGAACCAGGAAATGAACTACGCCGCGATCATCCGCGCCGTGGCCGATTCCGATTACGATGGTTACGTTGTTCAGGAATACATCCCGACCTGGGACGACAAGATTGCCGCACTGCGACATGGCGTCGCCCTATGCGACGTCTAATCGAACGAGCACATTCGATCAAATCGACAAACCATTGCGGGGTACGTTATCGTGCCCCGTTTTCTTTGAGGTTGTCCTGGAACGCGGTATAGAAATCTCGCTGCTGTTCGTACTGATCTTTCGGAATCTGATGTTGGAAGTAATCGAGATAGTCCAGCATCTGTTCGGTCAATTCCGTGTAGGAATAGCCAGGGTCGGCTTGCGGATTCACCCAATCCGGATCGCCAGGCTCGGTGTGGCTGACGTATCGGCCTTGGTCGTCGAGTTGAACATTGGCTAAAAGGGTCGGTAGCTTCATCTGCAAGCCGAAGAAGCTGCGTTCCATTTCATCCATGCCGGCGGTCGTTTCATTCCACGCATTGACAACCGCTTCCGGCGTGCGGCTATCGGGGAAACGAATCATGTACCCTTTGCCCACTTCAGTAAGCCCGTCGAAGTCGAGATCGACCTGGGCAGGCCGCGGCACCATGAGGTTCAACGCGCCTTCCTGCGTGAGCGAATCGACATCGATCGGGTCGGCTAATCGATTGACATGTTGCAGCGTCGCCATCTCTTCTTTGGAGAGGCCGTCGATAAAGCCTTTCGGATCGGCGTAGCCCCCTTCGTTGTAAGAACGAACAAGCAGCTTGGCGTAATCGGTTTGAAGCTGTTCCGATTTCACGCCGTCTGGATAGTTGCCGACATTGGCGAGCGTGAACCAGTCGTTCCAAGTTTGCTGGATATCGTCCTGAATGGCGTTGTCCGACTCATACGCTTCCGCCGAAGCGAAACCTGATTTGCCCGCACCGATCAAGATTTCATTGAACAGGTTTTGGATCTGTTCTCCGGCCGCATCCTGTTTTTGTAATCGGGTAACCGGCGGCGTGGTTTGCGTTTCAACACGCATAGGGGAGGCTCGCTAAGTCGAGTGGGGCTAGTCGTTTCTAGCCTTCTCTTCGGTCACCATGTGAACCAGAGTTGAGTCGAATCCCCCTCTGCAGAAGACAGCCACCAAGCTGCGTGGCTGTCGCAAGTTAGGCAAGCTATCACTTGGACTGCAAGCTTGCTTTCGCGGCATGGGCAGCGTCAATGGCGGCGTCGACGGTATCGGCGGTGACCGTCATATGCCCCATCTTACGACCGATGCGAGGCTCGTGCTTTCCGTACAAGTGCAGCTTCACATCAGGATTTTCGCACGCGGCTGCCCAGTTGGGTGTACCAGGCTCCCAGACGTCACCCAGAAGGTTGATCATCGCAGCTGGTCGCAACTGACGCGTCGATCCCAACGGCAGACCGCAGATCGTCCGAACCTGCTGCTCGAACTGACATGTCACGTGTGCGTCGATAGTCAGGTGCCCCGAATTGTGCGGACGTGGAGCCAACTCGTTGATCATCAGCGTATCGCCCGGTGCCAGGAAGAACTCGATACAAAGGACACCGACAACGTCCAGCTCGGTTAATACGGCCTTGGCGATGTCCATTGCCTCGGCACTTGCTTTTTCCGACAGTCGCCCCGGCGAAACCGAAACGTCCAGGATATGGTTCACATGAACGTTTTCGATCGGTGCATAACACTGCACCTGTCCGTCGAGACCTCGTGCGGCAACGACGGAGAATTCCATCTCGAAACCAACCAACTGTTCCAGGATGGCTTCCTGTTTCAGTTCTTCGGTCCAGGCCCGCTTGAGTTCTTCGCGGTTAGCAACTTTGACTTGCCCTTTGCCATCGTATCCCCACGCCGCCGTCTTCAATACTCCAGGCAGAAGTTCGTCCGGCACCGCATCCAAGTCGGCCGCTTCCCGAATCGCATGAAACTTGGCGACCGGAAAACCATGATCCCGCAGAAACGTCTTTTCGCGGAGGCGATGTTGTGTCGTGTGGAGTACGCGACCTGCTGGTCGAACCGGTACTTTTTGATTCACGACATCGACGGTCGCCAGTGGAACATTCTCGAACTCGAACGTCACCACATCGACTTGTTCCGCAAAGCGAGCCACCGCATCTAAGTCGTCGTAGCTGGCCGTAATTTCAACGTCGGCCACTTGTCCGG is a window of Bremerella sp. TYQ1 DNA encoding:
- a CDS encoding hydroxypyruvate isomerase family protein, with the protein product MPQEPSHLSRRDLLRTAVGTSVAGGLAVTATASAAEPDAQTKLPPEDFKATGKNVKQSVMAWCFNPMPMETLIPACANMGLVAMEGLDKKWYPLMKEHGLKVSLCSGHGFAEGPVNPEYQPMCRETLKEAIDTAVKWDCKNVITFTGMEVKGQTFEQGTKNCVDFFKSIVPYAEENGVTLVMEHLNTRDDSHPMKGHPGYFGDDVDHCIDIIKQVDSPNFKLLFDFYHVQIMNGDVTRRFHQLLPYIGHLHTAGNPGRCEIDENQEMNYAAIIRAVADSDYDGYVVQEYIPTWDDKIAALRHGVALCDV
- the dcd gene encoding dCTP deaminase, encoding MILSGNEIRKHLGSKIFIEPYDENRLNPNSYNLTLNEELMTYEELILDMRQPHRIRRITIPEEGYVLNPNQLYLARTNEMTETHGFVPMIEGRSSIGRLGLFVHVTAGFGDVGFKGFWTLEMFAVQPIRIYPNVPICQIFYHEITGDITEYVSDKYQNNQGIQPSLLFKELNPEAKAPDESQMAFPFDNQ
- the nth gene encoding endonuclease III, which codes for MFQDLDERKKQARKVVRQLKKDYPAAECALNYDTPFQLLIATILSAQCTDVRVNIVTKDLFAKYPDADSMSRASVKTLEELIKTTGFFRNKAKNIHAASIALADQYDGEVPQDLDALVALPGVGRKTANVVLGTAFGIPSGIVVDTHVGRLTKRMGLTDKGDAVKIERELLEVVPKKEWIDFSHRLIHHGRAICAARKPKCEKCHFEKFCPQIGVD
- a CDS encoding DUF4129 domain-containing protein; its protein translation is MRPRLTELDYAIIAVAPALIMVLVGSLVLFSVGIFYEGSHAWRLNFIMCMFVLGIVANTRVGIEEGGAKAVMLGGILGVCVLFAVMRFVPGGTILTVILLGIVWWLSTRLVYDCTVVAGSVDASKKGLMEWIRNEPSQEAPEQQPNPDDVDEQGVTGRRDEESNQPKSLLEKLDAWINPTNTQFAPGAWVVYFSLAALPIFGLGQAFAPSHAKDHRWYLFTLLVAYVFAALSLLVTTSFLGLRRYLQTRGVVMPLSMTGTWLGVGFSVVALVLLVVSILPRPNAEYELAQLPFYQDEQQRQANQVAVNKEGTKDNRDDRSKSTDNQDQTDEDSPKSNETRKDGKQPSDQDDPNSDKKKSGESNESDKQQSNSSKSDNDNKQETQKQSDSQEKSEEQSDSQQGDTGKEQEQADSSKQQEKSDDTNKTESSESDEQSSQEESSEETSSEQQSSQQPPPPPSSSFSNPLASLGQWLKLLVYIAVIATILFFVWKFWDDIVKAWNEFWASLFGGKKETKEAEVTPAEPQRKPRVAFSAFRNPFQDPSWKGKPLEEWVRYSFAALEAWAAEQGSERGNEQTPGEFASMLERQHNELANAVRPTADLYGQVAYGSGKAPRETLEILRKLWDSLRG
- a CDS encoding 5-(carboxyamino)imidazole ribonucleotide synthase, which produces MSEPILPGATLGVLGSGQLGRMFAIAARRMGYRVHVLSPETDTPTGQVADVEITASYDDLDAVARFAEQVDVVTFEFENVPLATVDVVNQKVPVRPAGRVLHTTQHRLREKTFLRDHGFPVAKFHAIREAADLDAVPDELLPGVLKTAAWGYDGKGQVKVANREELKRAWTEELKQEAILEQLVGFEMEFSVVAARGLDGQVQCYAPIENVHVNHILDVSVSPGRLSEKASAEAMDIAKAVLTELDVVGVLCIEFFLAPGDTLMINELAPRPHNSGHLTIDAHVTCQFEQQVRTICGLPLGSTRQLRPAAMINLLGDVWEPGTPNWAAACENPDVKLHLYGKHEPRIGRKMGHMTVTADTVDAAIDAAHAAKASLQSK